One Candidatus Culexarchaeum yellowstonense genomic region harbors:
- a CDS encoding glycyl radical protein, with the protein MSKQIEIQKIEREIVKRRRSIKPINERIAKLREKSEKSPVKVSLERAKLITEFYMSGKASGKSTPVQRALAFKHLMENVSIPIEEGELIAGLRGTGPKEVPTYPEICCHSLQDLEILKSRKNMPYQVDEETYQYYKEVAIPFWRGKSIRDIIFENMPKEWIDAYEAGIFTEFMEQRAPGHTAGGGRIFKIGINDIKREIKEAMEKLDTSDPEYYEKMEELKAMEIVADAILIYAKRCVEKLKEMLEKESDPRRREELKEMIEICSWVPANPPRTFWEALQHYWFIHVGITYETNPWDSFTPGRLDQHLYPFYKKDIMEGRLTRERAKELLQAFWLKFNNQPAVPKVGVTAEESFTYNDFSKINIGGLTEDGKDGVNELSYLILEVLSEMRTLQPNTAVLVSDRNPDRFIIKAIEVMSPGFGEPPFFNFDGVIVKMLRQWKTLEDARTSGVSGCVETGAFGKEAYILTGYINLPKILEITLNNGIDPKTGKKIGLETGDPRSFKSFDELWEAFVKQFKYFMDIKMKGNDIIEAIYAEYLPVPFLSLWIEDCVKNAKDYNAGGTRYNTQYVQIVGLGTLTDSLVAIRYHVFDKKDIKMEDLLEALNKNFEGYEILRQILLNKTPKYGNDDDYADEMAKRIVDMVVKIVESYPPTPIRRAARRVYFLPTTVHVYFGKKTGATPDGRLAEKPLSEGISPVQGMDRKGIAAVFRSVTKIDWDKTGGALLNMRLTPDLVEGEENIKKLAQLLRVFFRMGGHHVQFNVVTTELLREAQKRPQDFQDLMVRVAGYSDYFVNLPKGLQDEIIARTEHKEF; encoded by the coding sequence GTGAGCAAACAAATTGAAATCCAGAAGATAGAGAGGGAGATCGTAAAGAGGAGGAGATCAATTAAACCAATAAATGAAAGAATTGCAAAATTAAGGGAGAAAAGTGAGAAAAGCCCTGTCAAAGTTTCACTGGAAAGAGCAAAATTAATAACTGAATTTTACATGAGCGGTAAAGCTTCCGGAAAATCCACCCCAGTACAAAGGGCATTAGCCTTCAAACATTTAATGGAAAATGTCAGCATACCCATTGAAGAGGGGGAATTAATAGCTGGATTGAGGGGGACTGGACCAAAAGAGGTACCCACATACCCAGAAATATGCTGCCACAGCCTTCAAGACTTAGAAATACTGAAAAGCAGGAAGAATATGCCATACCAAGTTGATGAAGAAACATATCAATACTATAAGGAAGTAGCAATACCTTTTTGGAGAGGAAAGAGTATAAGGGATATAATATTTGAAAATATGCCAAAGGAATGGATAGACGCATATGAAGCGGGAATATTCACTGAATTCATGGAGCAAAGGGCACCTGGACACACCGCTGGAGGAGGGAGAATATTCAAAATTGGAATAAACGATATAAAGAGGGAGATAAAGGAAGCAATGGAGAAACTGGATACAAGCGACCCAGAATACTACGAGAAAATGGAAGAGTTAAAGGCTATGGAGATAGTTGCTGATGCAATACTAATATACGCGAAAAGATGCGTGGAAAAACTAAAGGAAATGCTTGAAAAGGAAAGTGATCCAAGGAGAAGAGAAGAATTGAAGGAGATGATTGAAATATGCAGTTGGGTTCCAGCAAACCCACCAAGAACATTTTGGGAAGCTCTACAACACTACTGGTTCATACATGTAGGCATAACCTATGAAACAAACCCATGGGACTCATTCACCCCAGGAAGATTAGATCAACATTTATACCCATTCTATAAAAAGGACATCATGGAAGGGAGACTCACAAGGGAAAGAGCAAAAGAACTACTACAAGCCTTCTGGTTAAAATTCAATAATCAACCAGCAGTACCAAAAGTTGGCGTTACAGCAGAAGAAAGCTTCACATACAATGACTTCTCAAAAATAAACATAGGAGGATTAACAGAAGACGGGAAAGATGGAGTAAATGAACTCTCATACCTAATACTCGAAGTACTAAGTGAAATGAGAACACTACAACCAAACACAGCAGTACTAGTAAGCGATAGAAACCCAGATAGATTCATAATAAAAGCAATAGAAGTAATGTCTCCAGGATTTGGAGAACCACCATTCTTCAACTTCGATGGAGTAATAGTGAAAATGCTTAGACAATGGAAAACCCTTGAAGATGCAAGAACCTCTGGAGTTAGTGGATGCGTTGAAACAGGAGCTTTCGGCAAAGAAGCATACATACTCACTGGATACATAAATCTACCAAAAATACTAGAAATAACTCTAAACAATGGAATAGACCCAAAAACTGGGAAGAAGATTGGATTGGAGACTGGAGATCCTAGAAGCTTCAAATCCTTTGATGAATTATGGGAAGCATTCGTAAAGCAGTTTAAATACTTCATGGACATAAAGATGAAGGGGAACGACATAATAGAAGCAATATATGCAGAGTATCTACCAGTACCATTCCTATCACTATGGATAGAAGACTGCGTTAAAAACGCAAAAGACTACAATGCTGGAGGAACTAGATACAATACACAATATGTGCAGATAGTTGGATTGGGAACCTTAACAGACTCGCTGGTAGCAATAAGATATCATGTATTCGATAAAAAGGATATAAAGATGGAGGATCTTCTCGAAGCTTTAAACAAGAATTTTGAAGGATACGAAATCCTAAGACAAATATTACTGAATAAAACGCCGAAATATGGGAATGACGATGATTATGCAGATGAAATGGCAAAAAGGATAGTTGACATGGTAGTTAAGATAGTTGAAAGCTATCCACCAACACCAATAAGAAGAGCAGCAAGAAGAGTATACTTCCTACCAACAACAGTACACGTATACTTCGGAAAGAAGACAGGTGCAACACCAGACGGTAGACTAGCAGAAAAACCATTATCAGAAGGAATATCCCCAGTACAAGGAATGGATAGAAAGGGGATAGCAGCCGTATTCAGATCAGTGACAAAAATAGATTGGGATAAAACTGGTGGAGCACTCCTAAACATGAGACTCACACCAGACCTCGTAGAAGGAGAGGAAAACATAAAGAAACTTGCACAACTACTAAGGGTATTCTTCAGGATGGGTGGACACCACGTACAATTCAACGTTGTAACCACAGAACTATTAAGAGAAGCACAAAAGAGACCACAAGATTTCCAAGACTTAATGGTTAGAGTTGCAGGATACAGCGACTACTTCGTAAACTTGCCGAAGGGGTTACAAGATGAAATCATTGCAAGAACAGAACATAAAGAATTCTAA
- a CDS encoding KaiC domain-containing protein, translated as MVEKVKTGIPGLDEILNGGIPRRNVVLLAGGPGTGKTIMGQQFLYYGLKNNEPGVYVALEEHPVQVRINMQQFGWDVKDYEDEGKFAVIDAFTAGIGEAAKREKYVVPSPDDFPTLTDLVRQAIRDLNAKRVVVDSVTTLYITKPAVARSIVLQLKKVLSGLGTTSILVSQVSVTERGFGGPGVEHAADGIIRLDLDEIRGKLYRSIIVWKMRGTAHSMQRHPFEITDKGIVIYPDKTLSVDRGVSA; from the coding sequence ATGGTTGAAAAAGTGAAGACTGGAATACCTGGATTAGATGAAATCTTGAATGGAGGAATACCACGCAGAAACGTAGTCCTGCTGGCAGGGGGGCCTGGAACTGGGAAAACTATAATGGGACAGCAATTCCTATACTATGGCTTAAAGAATAATGAGCCAGGAGTATACGTGGCTCTAGAAGAACATCCAGTACAAGTAAGGATAAATATGCAGCAATTCGGCTGGGATGTTAAGGATTATGAGGATGAGGGAAAGTTTGCAGTGATCGATGCATTCACAGCAGGAATAGGTGAAGCAGCCAAGAGGGAGAAATACGTTGTGCCAAGCCCAGACGACTTCCCAACACTAACAGACCTAGTTAGACAAGCAATAAGAGATTTAAATGCAAAGAGGGTTGTAGTGGACAGTGTAACAACATTATACATAACAAAACCTGCAGTGGCAAGGAGCATAGTGCTACAATTGAAGAAGGTGCTATCAGGCCTTGGAACCACATCAATATTAGTATCACAAGTAAGTGTAACTGAAAGGGGATTTGGAGGTCCTGGAGTGGAACATGCAGCAGATGGAATAATAAGATTGGATTTAGATGAAATACGTGGAAAACTGTATAGAAGCATAATTGTATGGAAGATGCGTGGAACAGCACACTCCATGCAGAGACACCCATTCGAAATAACGGATAAGGGGATAGTTATATATCCAGATAAAACATTAAGTGTAGATAGGGGTGTAAGCGCATGA
- a CDS encoding NAD(P)-binding domain-containing protein, whose amino-acid sequence MNHKLFVTRELFKDVIEKISKYYEVEVWDRYTPPPYETLIEKVKDVDAIVSLLTDKIDCNLIGKAKSLRIIAQYAVGFDNIDLECATRNGIYVTNTPGVLTESTAELTWTLILAVARRIVEADNFVRWGEWWRTGTAWHPKMMLGTELMGKTLGIIGLGRIGSRVAEIGKAFKMRIIYYDVNRNFEIEKQLSIEYKSLEELLREADIVSIHVPLTKETYHLINEEKLRLMKRNAIIINTARGAIIDTKALIKALNENWIAGVGLDVFEEEPLPSNHPLTAFKNAVIVPHIGSATYEARHAMAEIVAENLIAFHQGRVPPNLVNKEVVNVRKPGFQ is encoded by the coding sequence ATGAATCACAAGTTATTTGTAACCAGAGAGCTCTTCAAAGATGTTATTGAGAAAATCTCAAAGTATTATGAAGTGGAAGTTTGGGATAGGTATACGCCGCCACCATATGAAACCCTCATTGAAAAAGTTAAGGATGTAGATGCCATAGTATCACTATTAACGGATAAAATTGATTGCAACCTCATTGGCAAAGCTAAGAGTCTTAGGATAATAGCCCAATATGCTGTTGGATTTGACAATATAGATTTGGAATGCGCAACTAGAAATGGAATCTACGTAACAAACACACCAGGCGTTTTAACAGAATCCACAGCTGAACTCACATGGACATTGATATTAGCCGTAGCTAGGAGGATTGTGGAAGCAGACAACTTCGTTAGATGGGGGGAATGGTGGAGAACTGGAACTGCATGGCACCCAAAAATGATGCTTGGAACGGAACTAATGGGGAAGACATTGGGAATAATAGGGTTAGGTAGAATTGGAAGTAGGGTGGCTGAAATAGGGAAAGCATTCAAAATGAGAATCATATACTATGATGTTAATAGGAACTTTGAAATTGAAAAACAACTCTCAATAGAATATAAGAGTTTAGAGGAGCTTTTAAGGGAAGCAGATATAGTGAGTATACATGTACCACTAACAAAGGAAACATACCACCTAATAAATGAGGAAAAATTGAGGTTGATGAAGAGGAATGCAATAATAATAAACACTGCGAGGGGGGCAATAATAGACACTAAAGCATTAATCAAAGCTTTAAATGAGAATTGGATTGCGGGGGTAGGGTTAGATGTATTTGAGGAAGAACCACTACCATCAAACCATCCATTAACAGCATTTAAAAATGCCGTAATAGTGCCACATATTGGAAGTGCAACATATGAAGCTAGACATGCAATGGCAGAAATAGTTGCGGAAAATCTAATAGCATTCCATCAAGGAAGAGTACCACCAAACCTAGTAAATAAAGAGGTTGTAAATGTCAGGAAGCCAGGATTTCAATGA
- a CDS encoding regulator gives MSITLSPIGREDIKNLETALLIETLFRKDVLEALKDPSQRITWLTSLGIAAGALAREKAKMTTKQIAEELGITEATVRSHLTGKTKAGQLVRETYEKFIKEGVTMKSIEILLSKDEITNKISELEKTIEEMKKKIEELKNLLK, from the coding sequence ATGAGCATAACACTATCACCAATAGGAAGGGAAGATATAAAGAACCTTGAAACAGCACTACTAATAGAAACACTATTCAGAAAGGATGTATTAGAAGCATTAAAAGACCCATCACAAAGAATAACTTGGCTAACATCACTTGGAATAGCCGCAGGAGCCCTAGCAAGGGAAAAGGCGAAAATGACAACAAAACAAATAGCAGAAGAACTTGGAATAACAGAAGCCACAGTTAGAAGCCACTTAACAGGGAAAACAAAAGCCGGACAACTGGTAAGAGAAACCTACGAGAAATTCATAAAGGAAGGAGTAACAATGAAATCAATAGAAATACTACTATCAAAAGACGAAATAACCAACAAAATAAGCGAACTAGAGAAGACAATTGAAGAAATGAAGAAGAAAATTGAGGAATTGAAGAATCTACTTAAATAA
- a CDS encoding Xaa-Pro peptidase family protein translates to MYNLDVYKRRMNRIREFLSKSELSALVVFDSLNTIYVSGFFLDVEPWERPVATVIPIDGEPSMILNELSFNHYRYGLEKGAHWIKDVVFYDEHPRLTGRRYYTKDFPFLVCRMLEDKGVVKGSIGFDVDNSAVKSFIKMHLPRVEVYDASWILREMRLVKDEYELDLMRKAAELADYGLEKMRETIEVGLSNVEIGHKVAYEIAKEAAKRYPSDVSIEVSAGFTGTGPEGAMPHGWRMPNGRRIQKGDTLLAGVGVRLNCYWAEDERTFIVGKPSEKHVKFFEVATKAQECGISMCVAGRRVSDIDAAALKVIEDAGFGDYVFHRTGHGIGLGGHEYWHDMAFNHRIMKPNMVTTVEPMICVYGFGGFRHSDTVVIGEDKPIVLTKFPKSLEALTIPA, encoded by the coding sequence TTGTATAACTTGGATGTCTATAAACGGCGGATGAATCGCATTAGGGAGTTTCTGTCTAAGAGTGAACTCAGTGCTTTAGTGGTCTTTGATTCTCTAAATACGATTTATGTTTCAGGATTCTTCTTGGATGTTGAGCCTTGGGAGAGGCCTGTGGCTACCGTGATTCCAATTGATGGTGAGCCTTCCATGATTTTGAATGAGCTTTCCTTTAACCATTATAGGTATGGGTTGGAGAAGGGGGCTCATTGGATTAAGGATGTTGTTTTTTATGATGAGCATCCAAGATTGACTGGTAGGAGGTATTACACCAAGGATTTCCCATTCCTTGTTTGTAGGATGTTGGAGGATAAGGGGGTTGTTAAGGGTTCAATAGGGTTTGATGTGGATAATTCTGCGGTTAAATCCTTTATTAAAATGCATTTACCTAGAGTTGAAGTGTACGATGCTTCATGGATTTTGAGGGAGATGCGTTTAGTTAAGGATGAATATGAACTTGATTTGATGCGTAAAGCTGCTGAATTGGCTGATTATGGTTTGGAGAAGATGAGGGAGACTATAGAGGTTGGTTTATCTAATGTTGAGATTGGCCATAAAGTTGCTTATGAAATTGCTAAGGAGGCTGCTAAGAGGTATCCCTCCGATGTTTCCATAGAGGTTTCTGCAGGGTTTACTGGTACTGGCCCTGAAGGTGCTATGCCTCATGGTTGGCGTATGCCTAATGGTAGGAGGATTCAGAAGGGTGATACTTTGCTGGCCGGTGTTGGTGTTAGATTGAATTGTTATTGGGCTGAGGATGAGAGGACTTTCATAGTTGGTAAACCTAGTGAGAAGCATGTTAAATTCTTTGAAGTTGCCACTAAGGCTCAGGAGTGTGGGATAAGTATGTGTGTTGCTGGGAGGAGGGTTTCTGATATTGATGCTGCTGCACTTAAGGTTATTGAGGATGCTGGTTTCGGCGATTACGTTTTCCATCGTACTGGTCATGGTATAGGTTTAGGTGGGCATGAGTATTGGCATGATATGGCTTTCAATCATAGGATTATGAAGCCTAATATGGTTACCACCGTGGAGCCTATGATTTGTGTCTATGGGTTTGGTGGTTTTAGGCATTCAGATACCGTGGTTATTGGTGAAGATAAACCCATAGTTTTAACCAAGTTTCCAAAGAGTTTAGAGGCTCTAACAATTCCAGCATAG
- a CDS encoding polysaccharide pyruvyl transferase family protein: MGDDVILYAIVKRLSRFIDKSRIVVVSSQLNANLQFIRSRYGVEAVSLRDLLGFLKVLFSSKVLVLGGGGILQPGFTIFSIFLYSLLFKLSGCKVVLLSVGVEFPHSFSLIDKFLVRLLVGISDVVTVRDLVSRAFLNSLAVSKPILVFRDLSYLIYDDLSRFRSNFEFNGGGDPYVILVLKDISSNVMPLMGEHLDLHYLVNVLSDFCNYLIDVRGVKVYFLIAQHGLKSDLNIALKVLKNVNNLSMVHVVFYGSMPFNRLLDLLRGSICVISMRLHPLILASMMGKPVIGLSYSNKVKTFMYENDLGSFLIDLTRSYDSRSFKLIFQRILNDSESFTYNYVEGYYHEVLSKASIVESFLEQNI, translated from the coding sequence TTGGGTGATGATGTTATATTGTATGCTATTGTTAAACGTTTAAGTAGGTTTATTGATAAGTCTAGGATCGTTGTTGTTTCCAGTCAATTGAATGCTAATCTACAATTTATTCGTTCACGTTATGGTGTTGAAGCTGTTAGTTTGAGGGATCTATTGGGTTTCCTTAAAGTTTTGTTTAGTAGTAAGGTTTTAGTTTTGGGTGGTGGTGGGATTCTTCAGCCCGGCTTCACAATATTCTCCATATTCCTTTATAGTTTGCTTTTCAAACTTTCTGGTTGTAAAGTTGTGTTGTTGTCTGTGGGTGTGGAGTTCCCCCATTCCTTCTCCTTAATCGATAAGTTCCTCGTTAGATTGCTTGTGGGGATTTCAGATGTAGTTACTGTTAGGGATTTGGTTTCAAGAGCCTTTCTCAATTCTTTAGCAGTTTCCAAACCCATTCTTGTATTTAGGGATTTATCTTACCTCATTTACGATGATTTGAGTAGGTTTCGTTCAAATTTTGAGTTTAATGGTGGTGGGGATCCATATGTAATTTTGGTTTTGAAGGATATTTCAAGTAACGTTATGCCTTTAATGGGTGAACATTTAGATTTACATTATCTTGTTAATGTTTTATCTGATTTTTGTAACTATTTGATTGATGTTAGGGGGGTGAAGGTGTATTTCTTAATTGCTCAGCATGGTTTAAAATCCGATTTGAATATTGCCCTTAAAGTTTTGAAGAATGTCAATAATTTGAGTATGGTTCATGTGGTCTTTTATGGTTCAATGCCCTTCAATAGGCTCTTAGACTTGCTTAGAGGGTCAATTTGTGTTATTAGTATGCGTTTACATCCACTTATTTTGGCTTCTATGATGGGTAAGCCTGTCATTGGCTTATCCTACAGCAATAAGGTTAAAACGTTTATGTATGAAAATGATTTGGGCAGTTTCCTCATAGATCTCACACGTTCATATGATTCACGTTCATTTAAATTGATTTTCCAGAGAATTTTGAATGATTCTGAATCTTTCACATACAATTATGTTGAGGGTTATTATCATGAAGTTTTAAGTAAAGCTTCCATTGTGGAATCATTCTTGGAGCAGAATATTTGA
- a CDS encoding glycyl-radical enzyme activating protein encodes MKSLQEQNIKNSKGEVKGLIFNIQRYSIHDGPGIRTTIFFKGCPLSCWWCHNPEGISPKKEIMYFDYKCIKCKTCSRVCPTKSIKFADEKIVINRESCIGCGICAEACPTGAIKLVGMNVDVKYLITEIERDIRLYDETNGGVTFSGGEPLYQPEFLINLAKECKEININTALDTSGYTTKEIMQTVAKYIDIFLYDVKIMDEEKHKEYCGVSNKPIIENLKLLVELGRAKDIILRFPIIPGITDTEENVQGISRLITEKLRGVGEIDLLPFHSVEEKYARLGRPYLMKIHNAPTDETLKRIREEFERIGLYVKIGG; translated from the coding sequence ATGAAATCATTGCAAGAACAGAACATAAAGAATTCTAAAGGGGAAGTTAAGGGGCTAATCTTCAATATACAGAGATACTCAATACATGATGGACCTGGAATAAGAACAACAATATTCTTCAAAGGATGCCCATTAAGTTGCTGGTGGTGTCATAATCCAGAAGGGATATCCCCTAAAAAGGAGATAATGTACTTTGATTACAAATGCATCAAATGCAAAACATGTAGCAGAGTATGCCCAACAAAATCCATAAAATTTGCTGATGAAAAAATCGTGATAAACAGGGAGAGCTGCATTGGATGTGGAATATGCGCAGAAGCATGCCCCACGGGAGCAATAAAACTTGTGGGGATGAATGTAGATGTAAAATATCTCATCACGGAAATAGAGAGGGATATAAGGCTATATGATGAAACCAATGGTGGAGTAACATTCTCAGGTGGAGAACCACTATATCAACCAGAATTCTTAATAAATCTGGCAAAAGAATGCAAGGAAATTAACATCAACACAGCCCTAGACACATCTGGATACACTACAAAGGAAATCATGCAAACAGTGGCAAAATATATTGACATATTCTTGTATGATGTAAAAATAATGGATGAGGAAAAACATAAAGAGTACTGTGGAGTATCAAATAAACCAATAATAGAAAACCTGAAACTACTTGTGGAATTAGGCCGAGCAAAGGACATAATACTGAGATTCCCAATAATACCTGGAATAACAGATACTGAAGAAAATGTTCAAGGCATTTCAAGACTAATAACCGAAAAATTAAGGGGTGTAGGTGAAATTGACCTCCTACCATTCCATAGCGTGGAAGAGAAGTATGCCAGACTTGGAAGACCATACCTGATGAAAATTCACAACGCCCCCACAGATGAAACATTAAAAAGAATAAGGGAAGAATTTGAGAGGATAGGGTTATATGTCAAAATAGGAGGATAA
- a CDS encoding DUF488 domain-containing protein, translating into MGHSTRSFDEFTNILLKFGIEVVVDVRRFPTSSKFPWFNKENLESRLKELNIVYQHFPELGGYRREGYGEFAKTEEFKSSVSRMLNLIGDRCAVILCSERLWFRCHRRYIANYLAELGYEVIHIYDAEKVEEHKLKSKEIQEKMKLVIWCDKKARKMGAEKGSAYGDPYSSRS; encoded by the coding sequence TTGGGGCATTCAACACGTAGTTTTGATGAGTTTACTAATATTCTTTTGAAGTTTGGTATTGAGGTTGTTGTGGATGTTAGGAGATTTCCAACCAGTAGTAAGTTTCCATGGTTTAATAAGGAGAATTTGGAATCTAGGCTTAAGGAACTCAATATAGTTTATCAACATTTCCCTGAGCTTGGGGGTTATAGGAGGGAGGGGTATGGTGAATTTGCGAAGACTGAAGAATTCAAGTCTAGCGTTTCAAGGATGCTTAACTTGATTGGTGATCGGTGTGCAGTGATACTTTGTTCTGAGAGGTTGTGGTTTAGATGTCATAGGAGGTATATAGCGAATTATCTTGCAGAGTTGGGGTATGAAGTCATACATATATATGATGCTGAGAAGGTTGAGGAGCATAAACTTAAATCAAAGGAGATTCAGGAGAAGATGAAACTTGTAATTTGGTGTGATAAGAAGGCTAGGAAGATGGGTGCTGAGAAGGGTTCAGCTTATGGGGATCCCTACTCATCTAGATCGTGA